A window of Ranitomeya variabilis isolate aRanVar5 chromosome 2, aRanVar5.hap1, whole genome shotgun sequence contains these coding sequences:
- the CELF1 gene encoding CUGBP Elav-like family member 1 isoform X23: MASYKLDFLPEMMVDHCSLNSSPVSKKMNGTMDHPDHPDPDSIKMFVGQVPRSWSEKELRELFEQYGAVYEINILRDRSQNPPQSKGCCFITYYTRKAALEAQNALHNMKILPGMHHPIQMKPADSEKNNAVEDRKLFIGMVSKKCNENDIRVMFSQFGQIEECRILRGPDGLSRGCAFITFTTRSMAQNSIRAMHQAQTMEGCSSPIVVKFADTQKDKEQKRMAQQLQQQMQQINAASVWGNLAGLNSLAPQYLALYLQLLQQTASSSNLNSLSGLHPMGGSSPSSNNSSSVNPMASLGALQTLAGASGLNVGSLADTRQIPELNLDTFFPIGMAALNGGLGSSGLSNGTGSTMEALSQAYSGIQQYAAAALPSLYNQSLLSQPGLGAAGSQKEGMLSGPEGANLFIYHLPQEFGDQDILQMFMPFGNIVSAKVFIDKQTNLSKCFGFVSYDNPVSAQAAIQSMNGFQIGMKRLKVQLKRSKNDSKPY; encoded by the exons ATGGCTTCCTATAAACTTGATTTCCTGCCCGAGATGATGGTGGATCATTGCTCTCTGAATTCCAGCCCTGT ATCCAAGAAGATGAACGGCACCATGGACCATCCAGACCATCCGGATCCAGATTCCATTAAGATGTTTGTGGGACAGGTTCCCCGCAGCTGGTCGGAGAAGGAGTTGAGGGAGCTGTTCGAGCAGTACGGTGCCGTGTATGAAATCAACATCCTGCGGGACCGGAGCCAGAACCCTCCGCAGAGTAAAG GATGTTGTTTTATCACTTACTATACACGTAAGGCTGCATTAGAAGCACAGAACGCTTTGCACAATATGAAGATTCTTCCCGGG ATGCATCATCCGATACAGATGAAACCAGCCGACAGTGAGAAGAATAATG CTGTTGAAGACAGAAAGTTGTTTATCGGCATGGTGTCCAAGAAGTGTAACGAAAACGACATCCGGGTCATGTTCTCTCAGTTTGGGCAGATCGAGGAGTGCAGAATCCTGCGGGGACCGGATGGGTTAAGCAGAG GTTGTGCGTTCATCACATTTACAACCAGATCTATGGCACAGAATTCAATCAGAGCCATGCACCAAGCACAAACCATGGAG GGTTGCTCATCTCCAATTGTTGTGAAGTTTGCAGACACCCAGAAAGACAAAGAACAGAAACGAATGGCACAACAGCTCCAACAACAGATGCAGCAAATTAACGCGGCCTCTGTGTGGGGGAACCTGGCCGGACTGAACAGTCTGGCCCCACAATACTTAGCA ctTTATTTGCAGCTCCTCCagcagacagcctcctccagcaaCCTCAACTCCCTAAGTGGCCTCCATCCCATGGGAG GTTCGTCCCCCAGTTCCAATAACAGTTCATCAGTGAACCCCATGGCGTCTCTCGGAGCTCTGCAGACCTTGGCCGGTGCCTCAGGTCTCAACGTTGGTTCTCTAGCAG ATACGAGACAGATTCCGGAGCTCAATTTGGACACTTTCTTTCCGATAGGTATGGCGGCTTTAAATGGCGGTCTAGGCAGCAGTGGTCTCTCAAATGGCACTggcagcacaatggaggcactgagCCAGGCTTACTCTGGCATCCAGCAATACGCAGCCGCGGCATTGCCCTCCCTCTACAACCAGAGCCTGTTATCACAGCCGGGCCTGGGCGCTGCAGGCAGTCAGAAGGAAGGTATGTTATCAG GCCCAGAGGGCGCAAACCTCTTCATATACCACTTGCCCCAGGAGTTCGGGGACCAGGACATCCTGCAGATGTTCATGCCATTCGGAAATATTGTGTCTGCCAAAGTTTTCATTGATAAACAGACGAACCTCAGCAAATGTTTTG GTTTCGTAAGCTACGACAATCCAGTTTCGGCTCAGGCTGCGATCCAGTCCATGAACGGCTTTCAGATTGGAATGAAACGTCTGAAAGTTCAACTTAAGCGCTCCAAGAACGACAGCAAACCCTACTGA
- the CELF1 gene encoding CUGBP Elav-like family member 1 isoform X17 — translation MASYKLDFLPEMMVDHCSLNSSPVSKKMNGTMDHPDHPDPDSIKMFVGQVPRSWSEKELRELFEQYGAVYEINILRDRSQNPPQSKGCCFITYYTRKAALEAQNALHNMKILPGMHHPIQMKPADSEKNNAVEDRKLFIGMVSKKCNENDIRVMFSQFGQIEECRILRGPDGLSRGCAFITFTTRSMAQNSIRAMHQAQTMEGCSSPIVVKFADTQKDKEQKRMAQQLQQQMQQINAASVWGNLAGLNSLAPQYLALYLQLLQQTASSSNLNSLSGLHPMGGEYSMGRTSGSSPSSNNSSSVNPMASLGALQTLAGASGLNVGSLADTRQIPELNLDTFFPIGMAALNGGLGSSGLSNGTGSTMEALSQAYSGIQQYAAAALPSLYNQSLLSQPGLGAAGSQKEGMLSGPEGANLFIYHLPQEFGDQDILQMFMPFGNIVSAKVFIDKQTNLSKCFGFVSYDNPVSAQAAIQSMNGFQIGMKRLKVQLKRSKNDSKPY, via the exons ATGGCTTCCTATAAACTTGATTTCCTGCCCGAGATGATGGTGGATCATTGCTCTCTGAATTCCAGCCCTGT ATCCAAGAAGATGAACGGCACCATGGACCATCCAGACCATCCGGATCCAGATTCCATTAAGATGTTTGTGGGACAGGTTCCCCGCAGCTGGTCGGAGAAGGAGTTGAGGGAGCTGTTCGAGCAGTACGGTGCCGTGTATGAAATCAACATCCTGCGGGACCGGAGCCAGAACCCTCCGCAGAGTAAAG GATGTTGTTTTATCACTTACTATACACGTAAGGCTGCATTAGAAGCACAGAACGCTTTGCACAATATGAAGATTCTTCCCGGG ATGCATCATCCGATACAGATGAAACCAGCCGACAGTGAGAAGAATAATG CTGTTGAAGACAGAAAGTTGTTTATCGGCATGGTGTCCAAGAAGTGTAACGAAAACGACATCCGGGTCATGTTCTCTCAGTTTGGGCAGATCGAGGAGTGCAGAATCCTGCGGGGACCGGATGGGTTAAGCAGAG GTTGTGCGTTCATCACATTTACAACCAGATCTATGGCACAGAATTCAATCAGAGCCATGCACCAAGCACAAACCATGGAG GGTTGCTCATCTCCAATTGTTGTGAAGTTTGCAGACACCCAGAAAGACAAAGAACAGAAACGAATGGCACAACAGCTCCAACAACAGATGCAGCAAATTAACGCGGCCTCTGTGTGGGGGAACCTGGCCGGACTGAACAGTCTGGCCCCACAATACTTAGCA ctTTATTTGCAGCTCCTCCagcagacagcctcctccagcaaCCTCAACTCCCTAAGTGGCCTCCATCCCATGGGAGGTGAGTACTCCATGGGGAGGACATCAG GTTCGTCCCCCAGTTCCAATAACAGTTCATCAGTGAACCCCATGGCGTCTCTCGGAGCTCTGCAGACCTTGGCCGGTGCCTCAGGTCTCAACGTTGGTTCTCTAGCAG ATACGAGACAGATTCCGGAGCTCAATTTGGACACTTTCTTTCCGATAGGTATGGCGGCTTTAAATGGCGGTCTAGGCAGCAGTGGTCTCTCAAATGGCACTggcagcacaatggaggcactgagCCAGGCTTACTCTGGCATCCAGCAATACGCAGCCGCGGCATTGCCCTCCCTCTACAACCAGAGCCTGTTATCACAGCCGGGCCTGGGCGCTGCAGGCAGTCAGAAGGAAGGTATGTTATCAG GCCCAGAGGGCGCAAACCTCTTCATATACCACTTGCCCCAGGAGTTCGGGGACCAGGACATCCTGCAGATGTTCATGCCATTCGGAAATATTGTGTCTGCCAAAGTTTTCATTGATAAACAGACGAACCTCAGCAAATGTTTTG GTTTCGTAAGCTACGACAATCCAGTTTCGGCTCAGGCTGCGATCCAGTCCATGAACGGCTTTCAGATTGGAATGAAACGTCTGAAAGTTCAACTTAAGCGCTCCAAGAACGACAGCAAACCCTACTGA
- the CELF1 gene encoding CUGBP Elav-like family member 1 isoform X7 has protein sequence MASYKLDFLPEMMVDHCSLNSSPVSKKMNGTMDHPDHPDPDSIKMFVGQVPRSWSEKELRELFEQYGAVYEINILRDRSQNPPQSKGCCFITYYTRKAALEAQNALHNMKILPGMHHPIQMKPADSEKNNAVEDRKLFIGMVSKKCNENDIRVMFSQFGQIEECRILRGPDGLSRGCAFITFTTRSMAQNSIRAMHQAQTMEGCSSPIVVKFADTQKDKEQKRMAQQLQQQMQQINAASVWGNLAGLNSLAPQYLALYLQLLQQTASSSNLNSLSGLHPMGGEYSMGRTSGLSTMQIQNLAALAAAASVTQTPSAGSALAASSSPLSVLTSSGSSPSSNNSSSVNPMASLGALQTLAGASGLNVGSLAGMAALNGGLGSSGLSNGTGSTMEALSQAYSGIQQYAAAALPSLYNQSLLSQPGLGAAGSQKEGMLSGPEGANLFIYHLPQEFGDQDILQMFMPFGNIVSAKVFIDKQTNLSKCFGFVSYDNPVSAQAAIQSMNGFQIGMKRLKVQLKRSKNDSKPY, from the exons ATGGCTTCCTATAAACTTGATTTCCTGCCCGAGATGATGGTGGATCATTGCTCTCTGAATTCCAGCCCTGT ATCCAAGAAGATGAACGGCACCATGGACCATCCAGACCATCCGGATCCAGATTCCATTAAGATGTTTGTGGGACAGGTTCCCCGCAGCTGGTCGGAGAAGGAGTTGAGGGAGCTGTTCGAGCAGTACGGTGCCGTGTATGAAATCAACATCCTGCGGGACCGGAGCCAGAACCCTCCGCAGAGTAAAG GATGTTGTTTTATCACTTACTATACACGTAAGGCTGCATTAGAAGCACAGAACGCTTTGCACAATATGAAGATTCTTCCCGGG ATGCATCATCCGATACAGATGAAACCAGCCGACAGTGAGAAGAATAATG CTGTTGAAGACAGAAAGTTGTTTATCGGCATGGTGTCCAAGAAGTGTAACGAAAACGACATCCGGGTCATGTTCTCTCAGTTTGGGCAGATCGAGGAGTGCAGAATCCTGCGGGGACCGGATGGGTTAAGCAGAG GTTGTGCGTTCATCACATTTACAACCAGATCTATGGCACAGAATTCAATCAGAGCCATGCACCAAGCACAAACCATGGAG GGTTGCTCATCTCCAATTGTTGTGAAGTTTGCAGACACCCAGAAAGACAAAGAACAGAAACGAATGGCACAACAGCTCCAACAACAGATGCAGCAAATTAACGCGGCCTCTGTGTGGGGGAACCTGGCCGGACTGAACAGTCTGGCCCCACAATACTTAGCA ctTTATTTGCAGCTCCTCCagcagacagcctcctccagcaaCCTCAACTCCCTAAGTGGCCTCCATCCCATGGGAGGTGAGTACTCCATGGGGAGGACATCAG GACTCAGTACCATGCAGATACAGAACTTGGCAGCTTTAGCAGCAGCTGCCAGCGTTACACAGACCCCAAGTGCAGGCTCGGCACTCGCTGCATCCAGCAGTCCCCTCAGCGTCTTGACCAGTTCTG GTTCGTCCCCCAGTTCCAATAACAGTTCATCAGTGAACCCCATGGCGTCTCTCGGAGCTCTGCAGACCTTGGCCGGTGCCTCAGGTCTCAACGTTGGTTCTCTAGCAG GTATGGCGGCTTTAAATGGCGGTCTAGGCAGCAGTGGTCTCTCAAATGGCACTggcagcacaatggaggcactgagCCAGGCTTACTCTGGCATCCAGCAATACGCAGCCGCGGCATTGCCCTCCCTCTACAACCAGAGCCTGTTATCACAGCCGGGCCTGGGCGCTGCAGGCAGTCAGAAGGAAGGTATGTTATCAG GCCCAGAGGGCGCAAACCTCTTCATATACCACTTGCCCCAGGAGTTCGGGGACCAGGACATCCTGCAGATGTTCATGCCATTCGGAAATATTGTGTCTGCCAAAGTTTTCATTGATAAACAGACGAACCTCAGCAAATGTTTTG GTTTCGTAAGCTACGACAATCCAGTTTCGGCTCAGGCTGCGATCCAGTCCATGAACGGCTTTCAGATTGGAATGAAACGTCTGAAAGTTCAACTTAAGCGCTCCAAGAACGACAGCAAACCCTACTGA
- the CELF1 gene encoding CUGBP Elav-like family member 1 isoform X27 → MASYKLDFLPEMMVDHCSLNSSPVSKKMNGTMDHPDHPDPDSIKMFVGQVPRSWSEKELRELFEQYGAVYEINILRDRSQNPPQSKGCCFITYYTRKAALEAQNALHNMKILPGMHHPIQMKPADSEKNNAVEDRKLFIGMVSKKCNENDIRVMFSQFGQIEECRILRGPDGLSRGCAFITFTTRSMAQNSIRAMHQAQTMEGCSSPIVVKFADTQKDKEQKRMAQQLQQQMQQINAASVWGNLAGLNSLAPQYLALYLQLLQQTASSSNLNSLSGLHPMGGEYSMGRTSGSSPSSNNSSSVNPMASLGALQTLAGASGLNVGSLAGMAALNGGLGSSGLSNGTGSTMEALSQAYSGIQQYAAAALPSLYNQSLLSQPGLGAAGSQKEGMLSGPEGANLFIYHLPQEFGDQDILQMFMPFGNIVSAKVFIDKQTNLSKCFGFVSYDNPVSAQAAIQSMNGFQIGMKRLKVQLKRSKNDSKPY, encoded by the exons ATGGCTTCCTATAAACTTGATTTCCTGCCCGAGATGATGGTGGATCATTGCTCTCTGAATTCCAGCCCTGT ATCCAAGAAGATGAACGGCACCATGGACCATCCAGACCATCCGGATCCAGATTCCATTAAGATGTTTGTGGGACAGGTTCCCCGCAGCTGGTCGGAGAAGGAGTTGAGGGAGCTGTTCGAGCAGTACGGTGCCGTGTATGAAATCAACATCCTGCGGGACCGGAGCCAGAACCCTCCGCAGAGTAAAG GATGTTGTTTTATCACTTACTATACACGTAAGGCTGCATTAGAAGCACAGAACGCTTTGCACAATATGAAGATTCTTCCCGGG ATGCATCATCCGATACAGATGAAACCAGCCGACAGTGAGAAGAATAATG CTGTTGAAGACAGAAAGTTGTTTATCGGCATGGTGTCCAAGAAGTGTAACGAAAACGACATCCGGGTCATGTTCTCTCAGTTTGGGCAGATCGAGGAGTGCAGAATCCTGCGGGGACCGGATGGGTTAAGCAGAG GTTGTGCGTTCATCACATTTACAACCAGATCTATGGCACAGAATTCAATCAGAGCCATGCACCAAGCACAAACCATGGAG GGTTGCTCATCTCCAATTGTTGTGAAGTTTGCAGACACCCAGAAAGACAAAGAACAGAAACGAATGGCACAACAGCTCCAACAACAGATGCAGCAAATTAACGCGGCCTCTGTGTGGGGGAACCTGGCCGGACTGAACAGTCTGGCCCCACAATACTTAGCA ctTTATTTGCAGCTCCTCCagcagacagcctcctccagcaaCCTCAACTCCCTAAGTGGCCTCCATCCCATGGGAGGTGAGTACTCCATGGGGAGGACATCAG GTTCGTCCCCCAGTTCCAATAACAGTTCATCAGTGAACCCCATGGCGTCTCTCGGAGCTCTGCAGACCTTGGCCGGTGCCTCAGGTCTCAACGTTGGTTCTCTAGCAG GTATGGCGGCTTTAAATGGCGGTCTAGGCAGCAGTGGTCTCTCAAATGGCACTggcagcacaatggaggcactgagCCAGGCTTACTCTGGCATCCAGCAATACGCAGCCGCGGCATTGCCCTCCCTCTACAACCAGAGCCTGTTATCACAGCCGGGCCTGGGCGCTGCAGGCAGTCAGAAGGAAGGTATGTTATCAG GCCCAGAGGGCGCAAACCTCTTCATATACCACTTGCCCCAGGAGTTCGGGGACCAGGACATCCTGCAGATGTTCATGCCATTCGGAAATATTGTGTCTGCCAAAGTTTTCATTGATAAACAGACGAACCTCAGCAAATGTTTTG GTTTCGTAAGCTACGACAATCCAGTTTCGGCTCAGGCTGCGATCCAGTCCATGAACGGCTTTCAGATTGGAATGAAACGTCTGAAAGTTCAACTTAAGCGCTCCAAGAACGACAGCAAACCCTACTGA
- the CELF1 gene encoding CUGBP Elav-like family member 1 isoform X24 yields MASYKLDFLPEMMVDHCSLNSSPVSKKMNGTMDHPDHPDPDSIKMFVGQVPRSWSEKELRELFEQYGAVYEINILRDRSQNPPQSKGCCFITYYTRKAALEAQNALHNMKILPGMHHPIQMKPADSEKNNAVEDRKLFIGMVSKKCNENDIRVMFSQFGQIEECRILRGPDGLSRGCAFITFTTRSMAQNSIRAMHQAQTMEGCSSPIVVKFADTQKDKEQKRMAQQLQQQMQQINAASVWGNLAGLNSLAPQYLALLQQTASSSNLNSLSGLHPMGGSSPSSNNSSSVNPMASLGALQTLAGASGLNVGSLADTRQIPELNLDTFFPIGMAALNGGLGSSGLSNGTGSTMEALSQAYSGIQQYAAAALPSLYNQSLLSQPGLGAAGSQKEGMLSGPEGANLFIYHLPQEFGDQDILQMFMPFGNIVSAKVFIDKQTNLSKCFGFVSYDNPVSAQAAIQSMNGFQIGMKRLKVQLKRSKNDSKPY; encoded by the exons ATGGCTTCCTATAAACTTGATTTCCTGCCCGAGATGATGGTGGATCATTGCTCTCTGAATTCCAGCCCTGT ATCCAAGAAGATGAACGGCACCATGGACCATCCAGACCATCCGGATCCAGATTCCATTAAGATGTTTGTGGGACAGGTTCCCCGCAGCTGGTCGGAGAAGGAGTTGAGGGAGCTGTTCGAGCAGTACGGTGCCGTGTATGAAATCAACATCCTGCGGGACCGGAGCCAGAACCCTCCGCAGAGTAAAG GATGTTGTTTTATCACTTACTATACACGTAAGGCTGCATTAGAAGCACAGAACGCTTTGCACAATATGAAGATTCTTCCCGGG ATGCATCATCCGATACAGATGAAACCAGCCGACAGTGAGAAGAATAATG CTGTTGAAGACAGAAAGTTGTTTATCGGCATGGTGTCCAAGAAGTGTAACGAAAACGACATCCGGGTCATGTTCTCTCAGTTTGGGCAGATCGAGGAGTGCAGAATCCTGCGGGGACCGGATGGGTTAAGCAGAG GTTGTGCGTTCATCACATTTACAACCAGATCTATGGCACAGAATTCAATCAGAGCCATGCACCAAGCACAAACCATGGAG GGTTGCTCATCTCCAATTGTTGTGAAGTTTGCAGACACCCAGAAAGACAAAGAACAGAAACGAATGGCACAACAGCTCCAACAACAGATGCAGCAAATTAACGCGGCCTCTGTGTGGGGGAACCTGGCCGGACTGAACAGTCTGGCCCCACAATACTTAGCA CTCCTCCagcagacagcctcctccagcaaCCTCAACTCCCTAAGTGGCCTCCATCCCATGGGAG GTTCGTCCCCCAGTTCCAATAACAGTTCATCAGTGAACCCCATGGCGTCTCTCGGAGCTCTGCAGACCTTGGCCGGTGCCTCAGGTCTCAACGTTGGTTCTCTAGCAG ATACGAGACAGATTCCGGAGCTCAATTTGGACACTTTCTTTCCGATAGGTATGGCGGCTTTAAATGGCGGTCTAGGCAGCAGTGGTCTCTCAAATGGCACTggcagcacaatggaggcactgagCCAGGCTTACTCTGGCATCCAGCAATACGCAGCCGCGGCATTGCCCTCCCTCTACAACCAGAGCCTGTTATCACAGCCGGGCCTGGGCGCTGCAGGCAGTCAGAAGGAAGGTATGTTATCAG GCCCAGAGGGCGCAAACCTCTTCATATACCACTTGCCCCAGGAGTTCGGGGACCAGGACATCCTGCAGATGTTCATGCCATTCGGAAATATTGTGTCTGCCAAAGTTTTCATTGATAAACAGACGAACCTCAGCAAATGTTTTG GTTTCGTAAGCTACGACAATCCAGTTTCGGCTCAGGCTGCGATCCAGTCCATGAACGGCTTTCAGATTGGAATGAAACGTCTGAAAGTTCAACTTAAGCGCTCCAAGAACGACAGCAAACCCTACTGA
- the CELF1 gene encoding CUGBP Elav-like family member 1 isoform X12 — MASYKLDFLPEMMVDHCSLNSSPVSKKMNGTMDHPDHPDPDSIKMFVGQVPRSWSEKELRELFEQYGAVYEINILRDRSQNPPQSKGCCFITYYTRKAALEAQNALHNMKILPGMHHPIQMKPADSEKNNAVEDRKLFIGMVSKKCNENDIRVMFSQFGQIEECRILRGPDGLSRGCAFITFTTRSMAQNSIRAMHQAQTMEGCSSPIVVKFADTQKDKEQKRMAQQLQQQMQQINAASVWGNLAGLNSLAPQYLALYLQLLQQTASSSNLNSLSGLHPMGGLSTMQIQNLAALAAAASVTQTPSAGSALAASSSPLSVLTSSGSSPSSNNSSSVNPMASLGALQTLAGASGLNVGSLAGMAALNGGLGSSGLSNGTGSTMEALSQAYSGIQQYAAAALPSLYNQSLLSQPGLGAAGSQKEGPEGANLFIYHLPQEFGDQDILQMFMPFGNIVSAKVFIDKQTNLSKCFGFVSYDNPVSAQAAIQSMNGFQIGMKRLKVQLKRSKNDSKPY; from the exons ATGGCTTCCTATAAACTTGATTTCCTGCCCGAGATGATGGTGGATCATTGCTCTCTGAATTCCAGCCCTGT ATCCAAGAAGATGAACGGCACCATGGACCATCCAGACCATCCGGATCCAGATTCCATTAAGATGTTTGTGGGACAGGTTCCCCGCAGCTGGTCGGAGAAGGAGTTGAGGGAGCTGTTCGAGCAGTACGGTGCCGTGTATGAAATCAACATCCTGCGGGACCGGAGCCAGAACCCTCCGCAGAGTAAAG GATGTTGTTTTATCACTTACTATACACGTAAGGCTGCATTAGAAGCACAGAACGCTTTGCACAATATGAAGATTCTTCCCGGG ATGCATCATCCGATACAGATGAAACCAGCCGACAGTGAGAAGAATAATG CTGTTGAAGACAGAAAGTTGTTTATCGGCATGGTGTCCAAGAAGTGTAACGAAAACGACATCCGGGTCATGTTCTCTCAGTTTGGGCAGATCGAGGAGTGCAGAATCCTGCGGGGACCGGATGGGTTAAGCAGAG GTTGTGCGTTCATCACATTTACAACCAGATCTATGGCACAGAATTCAATCAGAGCCATGCACCAAGCACAAACCATGGAG GGTTGCTCATCTCCAATTGTTGTGAAGTTTGCAGACACCCAGAAAGACAAAGAACAGAAACGAATGGCACAACAGCTCCAACAACAGATGCAGCAAATTAACGCGGCCTCTGTGTGGGGGAACCTGGCCGGACTGAACAGTCTGGCCCCACAATACTTAGCA ctTTATTTGCAGCTCCTCCagcagacagcctcctccagcaaCCTCAACTCCCTAAGTGGCCTCCATCCCATGGGAG GACTCAGTACCATGCAGATACAGAACTTGGCAGCTTTAGCAGCAGCTGCCAGCGTTACACAGACCCCAAGTGCAGGCTCGGCACTCGCTGCATCCAGCAGTCCCCTCAGCGTCTTGACCAGTTCTG GTTCGTCCCCCAGTTCCAATAACAGTTCATCAGTGAACCCCATGGCGTCTCTCGGAGCTCTGCAGACCTTGGCCGGTGCCTCAGGTCTCAACGTTGGTTCTCTAGCAG GTATGGCGGCTTTAAATGGCGGTCTAGGCAGCAGTGGTCTCTCAAATGGCACTggcagcacaatggaggcactgagCCAGGCTTACTCTGGCATCCAGCAATACGCAGCCGCGGCATTGCCCTCCCTCTACAACCAGAGCCTGTTATCACAGCCGGGCCTGGGCGCTGCAGGCAGTCAGAAGGAAG GCCCAGAGGGCGCAAACCTCTTCATATACCACTTGCCCCAGGAGTTCGGGGACCAGGACATCCTGCAGATGTTCATGCCATTCGGAAATATTGTGTCTGCCAAAGTTTTCATTGATAAACAGACGAACCTCAGCAAATGTTTTG GTTTCGTAAGCTACGACAATCCAGTTTCGGCTCAGGCTGCGATCCAGTCCATGAACGGCTTTCAGATTGGAATGAAACGTCTGAAAGTTCAACTTAAGCGCTCCAAGAACGACAGCAAACCCTACTGA
- the CELF1 gene encoding CUGBP Elav-like family member 1 isoform X6 has protein sequence MASYKLDFLPEMMVDHCSLNSSPVSKKMNGTMDHPDHPDPDSIKMFVGQVPRSWSEKELRELFEQYGAVYEINILRDRSQNPPQSKGCCFITYYTRKAALEAQNALHNMKILPGMHHPIQMKPADSEKNNAVEDRKLFIGMVSKKCNENDIRVMFSQFGQIEECRILRGPDGLSRGCAFITFTTRSMAQNSIRAMHQAQTMEGCSSPIVVKFADTQKDKEQKRMAQQLQQQMQQINAASVWGNLAGLNSLAPQYLALYLQLLQQTASSSNLNSLSGLHPMGGLSTMQIQNLAALAAAASVTQTPSAGSALAASSSPLSVLTSSGSSPSSNNSSSVNPMASLGALQTLAGASGLNVGSLADTRQIPELNLDTFFPIGMAALNGGLGSSGLSNGTGSTMEALSQAYSGIQQYAAAALPSLYNQSLLSQPGLGAAGSQKEGPEGANLFIYHLPQEFGDQDILQMFMPFGNIVSAKVFIDKQTNLSKCFGFVSYDNPVSAQAAIQSMNGFQIGMKRLKVQLKRSKNDSKPY, from the exons ATGGCTTCCTATAAACTTGATTTCCTGCCCGAGATGATGGTGGATCATTGCTCTCTGAATTCCAGCCCTGT ATCCAAGAAGATGAACGGCACCATGGACCATCCAGACCATCCGGATCCAGATTCCATTAAGATGTTTGTGGGACAGGTTCCCCGCAGCTGGTCGGAGAAGGAGTTGAGGGAGCTGTTCGAGCAGTACGGTGCCGTGTATGAAATCAACATCCTGCGGGACCGGAGCCAGAACCCTCCGCAGAGTAAAG GATGTTGTTTTATCACTTACTATACACGTAAGGCTGCATTAGAAGCACAGAACGCTTTGCACAATATGAAGATTCTTCCCGGG ATGCATCATCCGATACAGATGAAACCAGCCGACAGTGAGAAGAATAATG CTGTTGAAGACAGAAAGTTGTTTATCGGCATGGTGTCCAAGAAGTGTAACGAAAACGACATCCGGGTCATGTTCTCTCAGTTTGGGCAGATCGAGGAGTGCAGAATCCTGCGGGGACCGGATGGGTTAAGCAGAG GTTGTGCGTTCATCACATTTACAACCAGATCTATGGCACAGAATTCAATCAGAGCCATGCACCAAGCACAAACCATGGAG GGTTGCTCATCTCCAATTGTTGTGAAGTTTGCAGACACCCAGAAAGACAAAGAACAGAAACGAATGGCACAACAGCTCCAACAACAGATGCAGCAAATTAACGCGGCCTCTGTGTGGGGGAACCTGGCCGGACTGAACAGTCTGGCCCCACAATACTTAGCA ctTTATTTGCAGCTCCTCCagcagacagcctcctccagcaaCCTCAACTCCCTAAGTGGCCTCCATCCCATGGGAG GACTCAGTACCATGCAGATACAGAACTTGGCAGCTTTAGCAGCAGCTGCCAGCGTTACACAGACCCCAAGTGCAGGCTCGGCACTCGCTGCATCCAGCAGTCCCCTCAGCGTCTTGACCAGTTCTG GTTCGTCCCCCAGTTCCAATAACAGTTCATCAGTGAACCCCATGGCGTCTCTCGGAGCTCTGCAGACCTTGGCCGGTGCCTCAGGTCTCAACGTTGGTTCTCTAGCAG ATACGAGACAGATTCCGGAGCTCAATTTGGACACTTTCTTTCCGATAGGTATGGCGGCTTTAAATGGCGGTCTAGGCAGCAGTGGTCTCTCAAATGGCACTggcagcacaatggaggcactgagCCAGGCTTACTCTGGCATCCAGCAATACGCAGCCGCGGCATTGCCCTCCCTCTACAACCAGAGCCTGTTATCACAGCCGGGCCTGGGCGCTGCAGGCAGTCAGAAGGAAG GCCCAGAGGGCGCAAACCTCTTCATATACCACTTGCCCCAGGAGTTCGGGGACCAGGACATCCTGCAGATGTTCATGCCATTCGGAAATATTGTGTCTGCCAAAGTTTTCATTGATAAACAGACGAACCTCAGCAAATGTTTTG GTTTCGTAAGCTACGACAATCCAGTTTCGGCTCAGGCTGCGATCCAGTCCATGAACGGCTTTCAGATTGGAATGAAACGTCTGAAAGTTCAACTTAAGCGCTCCAAGAACGACAGCAAACCCTACTGA